One part of the Polycyclovorans algicola TG408 genome encodes these proteins:
- a CDS encoding enoyl-CoA hydratase/isomerase family protein, with the protein MTERAVTLDVIDGVAHVTLSQPARGNPFDQRFCSELCDVAIECDETPEVRAVLIRAQGKYFSVGADLKWLGADRDLLPRRLKAATADLHMAVARFARADAPVVIAVHALATGGSVSLTAMADFALAARSASFYAAFNAIGFVSDSGGTYYFPRRVGSRKAADFVMLNEKWSAEDAQRYGLVSRVVDDEQLDAEALALATQLAQGPTKTFGEMKRLLLSSGDQPLETQLEFEARAISTCARTDDSWNAIQAVLARQLPHFEGR; encoded by the coding sequence ATGACCGAACGTGCCGTTACCCTTGACGTAATCGACGGCGTTGCCCACGTCACCCTCAGCCAGCCGGCGCGCGGCAACCCCTTCGACCAACGTTTCTGCAGCGAGCTGTGTGACGTCGCCATCGAGTGTGACGAAACCCCCGAGGTGCGCGCCGTGCTGATCCGCGCCCAGGGCAAGTACTTCAGCGTTGGCGCCGATCTGAAGTGGCTGGGCGCCGACCGCGACCTGCTGCCACGGCGGCTCAAGGCTGCCACCGCTGACCTGCACATGGCCGTCGCGCGCTTTGCCCGCGCCGATGCACCCGTGGTGATTGCCGTGCACGCGCTGGCCACCGGCGGTTCGGTGTCTCTCACGGCCATGGCCGACTTTGCGCTGGCCGCGCGCTCAGCCAGCTTTTACGCGGCGTTCAATGCCATCGGCTTTGTCAGTGACTCGGGCGGCACCTATTACTTTCCGCGCCGGGTGGGCAGCCGCAAGGCGGCCGATTTCGTCATGCTCAACGAGAAGTGGAGTGCCGAAGACGCGCAGCGCTACGGGCTGGTGTCGCGCGTGGTCGACGACGAACAACTTGACGCCGAGGCCTTGGCGCTGGCCACGCAACTCGCGCAAGGCCCAACCAAGACCTTTGGCGAGATGAAACGGCTGTTGCTCTCCAGTGGCGATCAGCCGCTGGAAACCCAACTGGAGTTCGAGGCCCGCGCCATTTCGACGTGCGCACGCACCGATGATTCCTGGAACGCCATTCAGGCGGTGCTGGCCCGTCAGCTACCCCACTTCGAGGGTCGATAG
- a CDS encoding heterodisulfide reductase-related iron-sulfur binding cluster yields the protein MAHRPDFPFEAADQCVKCGLCLPHCPSYGQTGHEGDSPRGRITLMQALASGALAATDGLQAHLDGCLGCRACEPVCPARVPYHQILDAGRARLLAERPQPGLCHWIAALTHPLGQRLLRWSARLWQVSTLGRLAARYAHRHPLIRLLSLLPPKVGRPAQTITRPTSVTKQPEFWRFGSCVGAALDPATDEAAQAVLGALGIASRSLTGVCCGAMARHAGLADLAAQQESALARAAGTRPIVSLASGCAAQLRTHPDAALRAGHHEVLSLIRQRWPADLTPRSLPLRVAVQRPCTHRNALGSDADIDGLLARIPGLTVVELDAAPSCCGAAGHHLLAHPRIADAHLAPKLAAASALSPQVIVSSNIGCATHIAAGLRRRGLHDIEVMHPVRLLALALRAPRPGPARADHPIALQDESESARPARSAGRHADVLPRRLWPAPDPR from the coding sequence ATGGCCCATCGCCCCGATTTTCCGTTTGAGGCTGCCGACCAGTGCGTCAAATGCGGGCTCTGCCTGCCGCATTGCCCCAGCTACGGACAGACCGGACACGAAGGCGATTCACCGCGTGGCCGCATCACCTTGATGCAGGCGCTGGCCAGCGGCGCGCTGGCCGCCACCGATGGCTTGCAAGCACACCTCGACGGCTGCCTGGGGTGCCGCGCCTGTGAACCCGTGTGCCCGGCGCGCGTGCCTTACCACCAGATTCTGGACGCGGGGCGCGCGCGCCTGCTGGCGGAACGACCACAGCCGGGCCTGTGTCACTGGATCGCCGCGCTGACCCATCCGCTCGGACAACGATTGCTGCGCTGGAGCGCGCGCCTCTGGCAGGTCAGCACACTCGGCCGCCTCGCAGCCAGATACGCGCACCGTCACCCGCTGATTCGTCTTCTGAGTCTGTTGCCCCCCAAGGTCGGCCGACCGGCCCAGACCATCACCCGTCCCACCTCGGTCACCAAACAGCCCGAGTTCTGGCGTTTTGGCAGTTGTGTCGGCGCCGCACTGGACCCGGCAACGGATGAGGCTGCGCAGGCCGTGCTCGGCGCGCTGGGCATCGCCAGCCGGTCGCTGACCGGTGTCTGCTGCGGGGCGATGGCACGCCACGCCGGACTGGCAGACTTGGCAGCGCAACAGGAGAGCGCACTGGCCCGAGCAGCGGGCACGCGCCCCATCGTCAGCCTCGCCAGCGGCTGCGCCGCCCAGTTGCGCACGCATCCGGATGCGGCGCTGCGCGCCGGCCATCACGAAGTGCTGAGCCTGATTCGACAACGATGGCCGGCCGACCTGACGCCGCGATCACTGCCACTGCGCGTCGCGGTGCAACGACCGTGCACGCACCGCAATGCACTCGGCAGCGATGCCGACATTGACGGGTTACTGGCAAGAATTCCGGGTCTGACCGTGGTCGAGCTCGACGCGGCACCGAGTTGCTGCGGCGCAGCCGGGCATCATCTGCTGGCCCATCCGCGTATCGCCGATGCACATCTCGCGCCCAAGCTGGCGGCTGCCAGCGCCTTGTCGCCGCAGGTCATCGTCAGCAGCAACATCGGCTGCGCAACGCACATCGCCGCAGGCTTACGCCGTCGGGGCCTTCACGACATCGAGGTCATGCACCCGGTGCGTTTGCTGGCGCTAGCACTGCGGGCACCACGGCCGGGGCCGGCGCGGGCAGACCACCCAATCGCGCTTCAAGACGAATCAGAATCAGCTCGGCCAGCTCGGTCTGCAGGTAGGCACGCAGACGTGCTTCCTCGGCGTCTTTGGCCAGCACCTGATCCGCGTTGA
- the mltF gene encoding membrane-bound lytic murein transglycosylase MltF: MTGTPTLILRHLPGLLDRLWRALPFVLAAALLASLMTCSPPQDLVSRVMASGTLRVATLNSPTTYYQTSSGASGFDFELAQHFAESLGVELELVVVDSHAAALQAVADGKAHVAAAGITVTDVARKRFDFGPTLQTVRAELVYRMGTPKPASIDDLDGTLMVPRGTVHSERLTELSEGHPNLVWGEADEQEAEALLYAVEQGDLRYTVANSTLVAVHQRYYPRLRVAFALTRDQPLAWAFRKSLDTSLVDAAERFFEELPEAVMTELLARHFGNGGPLDFVSTITLAEHIKTRLPAFRDYFEVEAEAQGLDWRLLAAIGYQESHWNPRAVSPTGVRGLMMLTGDTATFLGVTDREDPAQSIAGGARYLRRFLDHFEDVSEPDRTWLALAAYNLGLGHVLDLRDLTDMRGGNRNRWADLRKNLPLLTQRQWHTKTRYGYARGFEALHYVKSVRTYYDMLVWKTDTAFAREPEVPDDNIELTPLPTPTPTPSRSPLQVQPPLL, translated from the coding sequence ATGACGGGCACGCCCACCCTCATCTTGCGACACCTGCCAGGGCTGCTGGATCGCCTGTGGCGCGCGCTACCGTTTGTGCTGGCGGCGGCCTTGCTGGCCAGCCTAATGACCTGCTCACCGCCGCAGGACCTGGTCAGCCGTGTCATGGCCAGCGGCACCCTGCGCGTGGCCACCCTCAACAGCCCGACCACCTACTACCAGACCAGCTCGGGCGCCAGCGGTTTTGACTTTGAGCTGGCACAGCACTTTGCCGAATCGTTGGGGGTCGAGCTGGAGCTTGTGGTTGTCGACTCCCACGCCGCTGCGCTGCAGGCCGTGGCGGACGGCAAGGCGCATGTTGCCGCTGCCGGCATCACCGTCACTGACGTCGCGCGCAAGCGCTTTGACTTCGGACCCACCCTGCAAACGGTGCGCGCCGAGCTGGTCTACCGGATGGGGACCCCCAAGCCCGCGTCGATCGACGACCTTGACGGCACACTGATGGTGCCGCGCGGAACCGTGCACAGCGAACGCCTCACCGAGTTGTCAGAGGGGCATCCCAATCTGGTCTGGGGCGAAGCCGACGAACAAGAGGCCGAAGCGCTGCTCTACGCCGTGGAACAGGGCGATCTGCGCTACACCGTCGCAAATTCGACACTGGTCGCCGTTCACCAGCGTTACTACCCACGTCTGCGCGTGGCCTTTGCACTGACGCGCGACCAGCCTCTGGCGTGGGCCTTCAGAAAATCTCTGGACACCAGTCTGGTCGACGCCGCCGAACGCTTCTTCGAAGAACTCCCCGAGGCAGTGATGACCGAGTTGCTGGCGCGACATTTCGGCAACGGCGGGCCACTGGATTTTGTCAGCACCATCACACTGGCCGAGCACATCAAGACCCGCTTGCCCGCGTTCCGTGACTATTTCGAAGTCGAGGCCGAGGCCCAGGGTCTGGACTGGCGGCTGCTCGCGGCCATCGGCTATCAGGAATCACACTGGAACCCGCGCGCTGTCAGTCCCACCGGCGTTCGCGGCCTGATGATGCTGACCGGCGACACCGCGACATTTCTCGGTGTGACTGACCGTGAAGACCCGGCGCAAAGCATTGCCGGTGGCGCCCGCTACCTGCGGCGCTTCCTCGATCACTTTGAGGACGTGTCCGAGCCCGATCGCACCTGGCTGGCGCTGGCCGCCTACAACCTTGGCCTGGGCCATGTACTGGACCTGCGCGACCTCACCGACATGCGCGGCGGCAACCGCAACCGCTGGGCCGACTTGCGCAAGAACCTGCCGCTACTCACCCAACGCCAGTGGCACACCAAGACCCGCTATGGCTACGCGCGCGGCTTCGAGGCGTTGCACTACGTCAAGAGCGTGCGCACCTACTACGACATGCTGGTGTGGAAGACCGATACCGCGTTTGCGCGAGAACCCGAGGTGCCGGACGACAACATCGAACTCACGCCCCTCCCGACACCGACTCCAACGCCCAGTCGCTCGCCATTACAAGTGCAGCCACCGCTGCTGTAA
- a CDS encoding (2Fe-2S) ferredoxin domain-containing protein: MTSTSATHYRHHVFFCCNQREPGGRVCCNDAGASRLRDYAKQQVKKLGLAGKGRVRVNQAGCMERCEEGPCLVIYPEAVWYTYRSEADIDEIIRSHVQNGEPVTRLRLP; the protein is encoded by the coding sequence GTGACCAGCACGTCCGCAACCCACTATCGGCATCACGTTTTTTTCTGCTGCAACCAGCGGGAGCCGGGCGGCAGGGTGTGCTGCAACGACGCCGGCGCCAGTCGGCTGCGGGACTACGCCAAGCAGCAGGTCAAGAAGCTGGGGTTGGCCGGCAAGGGTCGGGTGCGTGTCAACCAGGCCGGGTGCATGGAGCGCTGCGAGGAGGGTCCGTGTCTGGTGATCTATCCTGAGGCCGTCTGGTACACCTACCGCAGCGAAGCCGACATCGACGAAATCATTCGCAGCCACGTGCAGAACGGCGAGCCGGTGACGCGGCTGCGCCTCCCCTGA
- the leuS gene encoding leucine--tRNA ligase, translated as MNAPAPTPVYDPSTIESAAQAYWAAHDAFRVVEDTGREPFYCLSMFPYPSGRLHMGHVRNYTIGDVVSRYQRMKGKNVMQPMGFDAFGLPAENAAIKSNVAPAAWTYDNMAYMRTQLDALGLGFDWSRSFATCEPRFYRWEQWLFVQLFKKGLVYRKNSVVNWDPVDHTVLANEQVIDGRGWRSGAIVEQREIPQWFLRITDYADELVDCLDQLPGWPDAVKAQQANWIGRSKGLEIDFALADGSGALTVYTTRPDTLMGVTFVSVAAQHPLALAAAERDSTVAAFIDETRKTGTAEATLATQEKKGVPLGISVIHPLTGEAVPVWAANFVLMGYGTGCVMAVPAHDERDWEFASAFGLPKKVVIAERPLSPANVYVSPRPAREEESQGNTPLPQAGEGQGERARPQDATAPDISQGAFTDTGILINSGRFDGLDFDAAFAAIKSDLEGKGQGRERINYRLRDWGVSRQRYWGCPIPIVYCDACGDVPVPEADLPVVLPEDLKPDGAASPLTRTPSFYEVSCPSCGKPARRETDTFDTFFESSWYFARFACADNDTAMLDERVRHWLPVDQYIGGIEHAVLHLLYARFFHKLMRDVGLPVAGDEPFTRLLCQGMVIAGTYYRQEAGGNKAWINPADVEVLTDERGAPVSAVLKADGQPVVIGGREKMSKSKNNGVDPETMVARFGADAVRLFMMFTAPPEQSLEWNDAGIEGAARFLKRLWAFVTGLADAPALDTAALDAGQKDLRRKVHETLAKLDDDYGRRQTYNTAVAACMELLNALMKAADGATGQTAAVLREGAESLVLGLAPIVPHISHALWLQLGHRDAVIDAPWPQADPAALVSDTISLVVQVNGKLRGQINVAKDAAQDAILEAALAEPNVQKFLTGEIRKKIVVPGRLVNLVVAG; from the coding sequence GATGCGTTTCGCGTCGTTGAAGACACTGGGCGCGAGCCGTTTTACTGCCTTTCGATGTTTCCGTACCCCTCAGGCCGCCTGCACATGGGCCACGTGCGCAATTACACCATCGGTGACGTGGTCAGCCGCTATCAGCGGATGAAGGGCAAAAACGTGATGCAGCCGATGGGCTTCGACGCCTTTGGCCTGCCGGCCGAGAATGCGGCCATCAAATCCAACGTCGCCCCCGCCGCGTGGACCTACGACAACATGGCGTACATGCGCACGCAGCTGGACGCGCTGGGCCTGGGTTTTGACTGGTCGCGCAGCTTTGCCACCTGTGAGCCGCGCTTTTACCGCTGGGAGCAATGGCTGTTTGTGCAGTTGTTTAAGAAGGGCTTGGTCTACCGCAAGAACTCGGTGGTCAACTGGGACCCGGTGGACCACACCGTGCTGGCCAACGAGCAGGTGATTGACGGCCGCGGCTGGCGTTCGGGCGCCATCGTCGAGCAGCGTGAGATTCCGCAATGGTTCTTGCGCATCACCGACTATGCCGATGAACTGGTGGATTGCCTGGATCAGTTGCCGGGCTGGCCCGATGCGGTGAAAGCCCAACAGGCCAACTGGATTGGTCGCTCAAAGGGCCTGGAAATCGACTTTGCGCTGGCTGACGGCTCGGGCGCACTCACCGTGTACACCACGCGCCCCGACACGCTGATGGGCGTGACCTTCGTGTCGGTGGCCGCGCAGCATCCGCTGGCGCTGGCCGCGGCGGAACGCGATTCAACCGTCGCCGCCTTCATCGATGAAACCCGCAAGACCGGCACCGCCGAAGCCACCCTGGCCACGCAAGAGAAAAAGGGCGTGCCGCTGGGTATTTCGGTGATTCATCCACTCACCGGCGAAGCCGTGCCGGTGTGGGCTGCCAACTTCGTGCTCATGGGTTACGGCACGGGCTGCGTGATGGCAGTACCCGCACACGATGAGCGCGACTGGGAATTTGCCAGCGCATTTGGGTTGCCGAAAAAGGTGGTGATTGCAGAGCGCCCCCTCTCCCCCGCAAACGTATACGTTTCCCCTCGTCCCGCGAGGGAAGAGGAGAGTCAAGGCAACACCCCTCTCCCGCAGGCGGGAGAGGGGCAGGGGGAGAGGGCGCGTCCGCAGGACGCGACAGCGCCCGACATCAGCCAAGGTGCCTTTACCGACACCGGCATCCTCATCAACTCCGGCCGCTTCGACGGCCTCGACTTCGACGCCGCATTCGCCGCCATCAAGTCCGATCTGGAAGGGAAGGGCCAGGGCCGCGAACGCATCAATTACCGCCTGCGCGACTGGGGCGTGAGCCGCCAGCGCTACTGGGGCTGCCCGATTCCCATCGTCTACTGCGACGCCTGCGGTGACGTGCCGGTGCCCGAAGCGGATTTGCCAGTCGTGCTGCCGGAAGACCTGAAGCCCGACGGCGCCGCCAGCCCGCTGACCCGCACGCCGAGCTTCTATGAGGTGAGCTGCCCAAGCTGCGGCAAACCCGCGCGGCGCGAGACCGACACCTTCGACACCTTCTTTGAATCGAGTTGGTACTTCGCGCGCTTTGCCTGCGCCGACAACGACACGGCCATGCTAGATGAACGCGTGCGCCACTGGCTGCCGGTGGATCAATACATCGGCGGCATCGAGCATGCGGTGCTGCACCTGCTGTACGCGCGCTTCTTTCATAAGCTGATGCGCGACGTCGGCCTGCCGGTGGCAGGCGATGAGCCGTTCACGCGGCTGCTGTGTCAGGGCATGGTGATTGCCGGCACCTACTACCGCCAAGAGGCGGGCGGCAACAAGGCCTGGATCAACCCCGCCGACGTCGAGGTACTGACCGACGAGCGCGGCGCGCCGGTCAGCGCCGTGCTGAAGGCCGATGGTCAGCCGGTGGTGATTGGCGGTCGCGAGAAGATGTCGAAGTCCAAGAACAACGGCGTAGACCCCGAAACCATGGTCGCGCGCTTCGGCGCCGATGCCGTGCGCCTGTTCATGATGTTTACCGCGCCGCCCGAGCAGAGCCTCGAATGGAACGATGCCGGCATCGAAGGCGCGGCCCGCTTCCTGAAACGGCTGTGGGCCTTCGTAACCGGGCTTGCCGATGCCCCGGCGCTGGACACCGCCGCCCTCGATGCCGGGCAGAAAGACCTGCGCCGCAAGGTGCACGAAACCCTCGCCAAGCTCGACGACGACTACGGCCGCCGCCAGACCTACAACACCGCGGTCGCCGCCTGCATGGAGCTGCTCAATGCCCTGATGAAGGCAGCCGATGGCGCCACGGGTCAGACCGCTGCCGTGCTGCGCGAAGGCGCCGAGTCGCTGGTGCTGGGCTTGGCGCCCATCGTGCCGCACATCAGTCATGCGCTCTGGCTGCAGCTGGGTCATCGCGACGCGGTGATTGACGCACCCTGGCCGCAGGCCGATCCGGCCGCGCTGGTGAGCGACACCATCAGCCTTGTCGTGCAAGTCAACGGCAAGCTGCGTGGCCAGATCAACGTTGCCAAAGACGCTGCGCAGGACGCGATTCTCGAGGCCGCGCTGGCCGAGCCCAACGTGCAGAAATTCCTCACCGGTGAGATCAGAAAGAAGATCGTGGTGCCGGGTCGGTTGGTGAACCTGGTGGTGGCCGGATGA
- a CDS encoding ABC transporter ATP-binding protein — MFTGMGPQPDNFVSCVLPSRVHAKLAKLRAHLPLWLAVLFRFFETRIDPLPPLPTDAVQPTPPQSLFGFILYFSRPLRPWLAAMAAMTATVSVIEVAFMSFLGTLVDWLGAAQPDTLWDTHGLGLLAMGALIVLAYPLAILMQSLLAHQTVFGNYPMIGRWRMHNMLLNQSLAFFQEEFAGRLSQKVMQTALAIRESVVKVLDVFVYVTVYFFGAMLLVGQAEPWLIVPLVAWLVGYVALLRHFVPKLRRISMEQADARADMTGRIVDAYTHIQTLKLFAHTRDEQLHTRESMASFMDTVYRQMRLVTKLTVSLQTLNAVLLAAVGGMAVVAWQQGAISLGAIAVAIALVLRIRGMSDWILWEVASLFENIGTVQDGINTLAQPVTLTDIDDAPPLVVTDGAIALDQVDFAYDGGKAVFEQLSLQIAPGERVGLVGRSGAGKSTLVNLLLRFYDLQGGAIRIDGQNIAEVQQASLRQQIGVVTQDTSLLHRSVRDNIRYGRPDADDAAIWAAAKRAHADQFIPELVDGQGRSGLDAHVGERGVKLSGGQRQRIAIARMLLKDAPILILDEATSALDSEVEAAIQEQLSTLMEGKTVIAIAHRLSTIAAMDRLIILDEGRIIETGRHAELIARNGLYAALWARQSGGFIGHSPEAGDAR; from the coding sequence ATGTTCACCGGGATGGGGCCACAGCCCGACAATTTCGTCTCATGCGTTTTGCCTTCACGCGTCCACGCCAAGTTGGCCAAACTGCGCGCCCATCTGCCGCTGTGGCTTGCCGTGCTCTTCCGCTTTTTTGAAACCCGCATCGACCCGTTGCCACCGCTGCCGACCGACGCGGTGCAACCGACGCCGCCGCAATCGCTGTTCGGCTTCATTCTTTATTTCTCACGTCCCCTGAGGCCTTGGCTGGCGGCGATGGCAGCCATGACCGCCACCGTGTCGGTGATTGAAGTGGCGTTCATGAGCTTTCTCGGCACGCTCGTCGACTGGCTGGGCGCCGCCCAACCGGACACCCTGTGGGACACGCACGGCCTCGGTCTGCTGGCCATGGGCGCATTGATCGTCCTGGCCTACCCGCTGGCGATTCTCATGCAGTCGTTGCTCGCGCATCAGACCGTGTTCGGCAATTACCCGATGATCGGCCGCTGGCGCATGCACAACATGCTGCTCAACCAGAGCCTGGCGTTTTTTCAGGAAGAATTCGCCGGGCGCCTGTCGCAGAAGGTGATGCAGACCGCGCTGGCGATCCGCGAATCGGTGGTCAAGGTGCTGGACGTCTTCGTCTACGTCACCGTGTACTTCTTCGGTGCGATGCTGCTGGTCGGGCAAGCCGAACCTTGGCTCATCGTGCCTCTGGTGGCGTGGCTGGTCGGCTACGTCGCCCTGCTGCGCCACTTCGTGCCGAAACTGCGGCGTATCTCGATGGAGCAGGCCGACGCACGTGCCGACATGACCGGGCGCATCGTTGATGCCTACACCCACATCCAGACCCTGAAGCTGTTTGCCCACACGCGTGACGAGCAGCTTCACACCCGTGAATCCATGGCCAGCTTCATGGACACGGTGTACCGGCAGATGCGGCTGGTGACCAAGCTCACCGTCAGCCTGCAAACGCTCAACGCGGTGCTGCTGGCTGCAGTGGGCGGCATGGCGGTGGTGGCGTGGCAACAAGGCGCCATCAGCCTAGGCGCGATTGCGGTGGCCATTGCGCTGGTTCTGCGCATTCGCGGCATGTCGGACTGGATCCTGTGGGAGGTCGCCTCGCTGTTCGAAAACATCGGCACCGTGCAGGACGGCATCAACACCCTGGCCCAGCCGGTGACGCTCACCGACATCGACGACGCACCGCCGCTGGTCGTCACTGACGGCGCCATTGCGCTGGATCAGGTTGACTTCGCTTACGACGGCGGCAAAGCCGTGTTCGAGCAGTTGTCGCTGCAGATTGCCCCCGGCGAGCGCGTCGGGCTGGTGGGCCGCTCGGGTGCCGGCAAATCAACCCTGGTGAACCTGCTGCTGCGCTTCTATGACCTGCAGGGCGGTGCCATCCGCATCGACGGTCAAAACATTGCCGAAGTGCAACAAGCCTCACTGCGCCAACAGATCGGCGTGGTGACGCAAGACACCTCGCTGCTGCACCGCTCGGTGCGCGACAACATTCGCTACGGTCGCCCCGACGCTGACGATGCCGCGATCTGGGCCGCTGCAAAACGCGCCCATGCCGATCAGTTCATCCCCGAACTGGTCGACGGTCAGGGGCGCAGCGGGCTGGACGCCCACGTCGGGGAGCGCGGCGTCAAACTTTCGGGGGGCCAGCGGCAACGCATCGCCATCGCGCGCATGCTGCTCAAAGATGCCCCCATCCTGATTCTCGACGAGGCGACCTCGGCGCTGGACTCCGAAGTGGAGGCCGCCATCCAGGAACAACTCAGCACCCTGATGGAGGGCAAAACGGTTATCGCCATCGCCCACCGGCTGTCGACGATCGCGGCCATGGACCGCCTCATTATTCTCGACGAGGGACGCATTATCGAGACGGGCCGTCACGCCGAACTCATCGCCCGAAACGGACTCTATGCTGCGTTATGGGCGCGTCAGTCGGGCGGCTTCATCGGTCACTCACCCGAGGCGGGGGACGCTCGATAA
- a CDS encoding DUF481 domain-containing protein: MRCFRLLPLFCLPVLAWAQTEEVMPTPAPQPVIEEAAPAQPADTQPAESSPAPEAEDPAAATPSAAEGEDAAAESAASGEALTESEKQTLAEAQAEVEEAPGPWSGDVGFGYLSTTGSSEATSYNTKLGLTYSVERFKNAFSFSTIYGEQEGVRAIERYTLTNQFDYNLNVRDFAFVAVDFEKDLFGSVRERTSQTFGYGRRLLRGPVHTLNVNAGVGSRQQLPQEGGSREVDFIGRVSADYLWKISETSSFSQKLRIESGVESTFTEAVSELTLSIIGNVAANVSFTARDNSVASINSQRTDTFTAVNLAYQFGK; this comes from the coding sequence ATGCGTTGTTTTCGGCTGTTGCCGCTGTTTTGCCTGCCCGTCCTCGCTTGGGCGCAAACCGAAGAAGTCATGCCCACCCCGGCGCCGCAGCCGGTGATTGAAGAAGCAGCCCCAGCGCAGCCCGCCGACACGCAACCTGCTGAGTCGTCACCCGCCCCCGAAGCCGAAGACCCGGCGGCTGCAACGCCGTCGGCCGCAGAGGGCGAAGACGCTGCGGCAGAAAGTGCGGCGTCTGGCGAAGCGCTGACCGAGTCCGAGAAGCAGACCCTTGCCGAAGCCCAGGCCGAAGTCGAGGAGGCGCCCGGTCCATGGAGCGGTGATGTCGGATTTGGTTACCTGTCGACCACCGGCAGCTCCGAGGCCACCAGCTACAACACCAAACTCGGTCTGACGTATTCGGTTGAGCGGTTCAAGAACGCGTTTTCGTTCAGCACCATCTACGGCGAGCAGGAAGGCGTGCGCGCCATTGAGCGTTACACGCTGACCAACCAGTTTGACTACAACCTCAACGTTCGCGATTTCGCCTTTGTGGCGGTCGATTTCGAAAAAGATCTGTTCGGGTCAGTTCGGGAGCGCACCAGTCAAACCTTCGGTTACGGTCGTCGGCTTTTGCGCGGGCCGGTCCACACCTTAAATGTCAATGCCGGTGTCGGTAGTCGGCAGCAGTTGCCGCAGGAGGGTGGCAGTCGAGAAGTCGACTTCATTGGCCGTGTGTCGGCCGACTACCTGTGGAAGATCTCCGAGACCAGTTCGTTCTCGCAGAAGCTGCGTATCGAGTCGGGCGTCGAAAGCACGTTCACCGAGGCCGTTAGCGAACTGACGCTGAGCATCATCGGTAACGTGGCGGCCAATGTGTCGTTTACCGCGCGCGACAACAGCGTGGCGTCAATCAATTCGCAGCGCACCGACACGTTTACCGCGGTCAACCTTGCCTACCAGTTCGGGAAGTAG